Below is a genomic region from Candidatus Binatus sp..
CTGTGATCAGGCTTTTCGATACGTAGTATCGGTATCGCCGCGCGCCCTTGGCGGTAGATTGGGCGTAGAGCGGCTCACCACTCTGATCGAAGAGCAGGCCTGCGAGTGGGCTCGATCCGGCCTTGGTAGGACGCCTGCCGCGCCGCGCGGCTTGTTCGCGCAATTTTTGCTGAACCCGCTCCCAGAGCTCGCGCTCGAGGATCGCGTCGTGTAGTCCCAGATGGCGTTCTCGCTTGTGGCGGATTTCGCCGATGTAAATCGGGTTGGCGAGCAGCTCGTAAAGGGCGCCGCGCGAGAACGATCGGCCGCCCGATTTGAGGCCCTTCATCGAGACTCGAGCTTTGGAACTGACGCCGCGACGATCCAGATCCTGCTTGAGCAGGCGCACGCTGCCGAGTTCCAGATATCGCTCATAGATCTGCTTCACGGTCGCCGCTTCCGCTCGATTGATTATGAGGTGCCGATCCTTGACGTCGTAACCGAGCGGTGTAGTTCCTCCCATCCACATACCCTTGCGCTTGGAGGCTGCGATCTTGTCCCGAATTCGCTCGCCCGTTACTTCCCGCTCGAACTGCGCGAACGAGAGCAGCACGTTCAGCGTCAGGCGTCCCATCGAGGTGGTTGTGTTGAACTGCTGCGTGACGGACACGAAGGAGACGCCCTGAGCGTCGAACACCTCGACCATCTTCGCGAAGTCGGCCAACGACCGGGTCAGCCGGTCGACCTTGTACACGACCACGACGTCGACCTGTTTCTGGCGAATGTCTTCCAGCAGATGCAGAAGTGCCGGCCGCTCCATGCTGCCGCCCGAGTAGCCCCCATCGTCGTAGGCCGTGGTGACGAGGTGCCATCCCTCTCCGGCCTGACTCTTCACATACGCTTCACACGCTTCGCGCTGGGCATGGAGCGAGTTGAAGTCCTGCTCCAAACCCTCTTCCGAGCTTTTGCGGGTGTATATGGCGCAGCGCCGAATACGGGATTTAGCGGGCTCCATCGGTCGCCTCCTCGTCGGTGCTCTTCAAGCCGAAGAACAGCGGTCCCGACCAGCGCGTGCCGGTTATTTTGCGGGCGACCTCGGACAGCGATTTGTACTGTTTCTTCTGAAACATGATGGCCGATTCGAGCACCGTCACCTGATGCTGGACGCCGTGCCAGTCGCGCAGCAGCACGGTTCCCGGCTTGAGGGTGCGCTCCGGAGCAATTCGGATCGGCCGCCGTGCCGCTGCATCCTCGGCGACCTTGGCTAGCACTCGGCGAGTGGCCGGCTTGAGGCCGCCGTAGGCGTTCTCTTGCAGGCGATAAGCGATGGCGCGAATCATCAGGTCGCGGCTGATCTTCTTCGGTGGTTCGGTTCGATACAGCTCGCGCCAGCGCGCTTGCAGTTGCTCGCGTCTGAGAGCAGCGAGATTTGCGATCTCGGCCGCTAGTGCTTCAGTTCTGGGACTAGGTGGTTTCATGAAGTGCCCGTCCTCTCTCGGGCGGTCACACCTTGGCTCTTGTCGCGACACGCATCCAGTCATGAAGTACAAAGAAGCTTGATTTAATTGGACGAAGGTCGCCCAACCTTGCGGATCAGTAGCTACTCAACATCGCTCTCCAGGCCGTCCCGATGGCCACGGTGGGTCACTCTTTCACGGAAAATACGAACCTAAGGCCTCAACACCACTCGCTTCATTCGGCCAACAGAGCAAACATCCGCTGCGAGCCGATATGGCTTAGGAGAATTACCCAGATGGATACGCCGAAATTGGCCAGTGAAAGCAAGAACGAGGTCTTGCCCGAACGTTCTACGCCTCCCGCCAGGAGTGCTAAGCCTAAAGCGGTGAGCGCTGGAACCAAAAAGGCCGGTAAGAGAGCAACTGCCAAAAAAGCCAAGGCAAAACTTTCGGCGCGGAAGGCAACCGAAAATTCGAAATCAGAGGATCTCGTCTGCCGCTACTGCGGGAGCAAAGACCTGGCCCCGAGTTTCATCAAGCGCCGCGATCGCCGATGCCGCAAATGCTTCAGCAAACGCTACGGCTCGCCGGCGCGGACCGGGAAGAAGAAAGCCGACAAGTAGAACTACCTTGAGTCGAAACCAAGGGCCGGGCTCCTTAAGCAGCCCGGCCCTGAGCGTTTTAGAGTAATGTTCGGAGTTGAATATACGCACGGTGACTTCTTATATGGGTCAATCAGCCTTGTGGTGGAAAGAAATGCTTTCTATGCTAAAAGTATGAAGAA
It encodes:
- a CDS encoding recombinase family protein gives rise to the protein MEPAKSRIRRCAIYTRKSSEEGLEQDFNSLHAQREACEAYVKSQAGEGWHLVTTAYDDGGYSGGSMERPALLHLLEDIRQKQVDVVVVYKVDRLTRSLADFAKMVEVFDAQGVSFVSVTQQFNTTTSMGRLTLNVLLSFAQFEREVTGERIRDKIAASKRKGMWMGGTTPLGYDVKDRHLIINRAEAATVKQIYERYLELGSVRLLKQDLDRRGVSSKARVSMKGLKSGGRSFSRGALYELLANPIYIGEIRHKRERHLGLHDAILERELWERVQQKLREQAARRGRRPTKAGSSPLAGLLFDQSGEPLYAQSTAKGARRYRYYVSKSLITGSAKDAQRGWRLSATEIERAVAIAARAILDDRVGMLEALEKSEIDSPDVRAMLETAMDYSRRLIASIDVAACLTDLVERVELLEQGIRVSIKLPVPSVGQLEVPFASAIHLSRLLPLRMKRRGVETRIILEGCEDTPRKVDPGAAESHRARHAMVRGVVQVRSLAEIARRDGLPKRYVERLTKLAFLAPRIVEAVVEGRAAAGLNLQMLIDGRFELSPEWSEQQRQLAHDLVAE
- a CDS encoding DUF2924 domain-containing protein — protein: MKPPSPRTEALAAEIANLAALRREQLQARWRELYRTEPPKKISRDLMIRAIAYRLQENAYGGLKPATRRVLAKVAEDAAARRPIRIAPERTLKPGTVLLRDWHGVQHQVTVLESAIMFQKKQYKSLSEVARKITGTRWSGPLFFGLKSTDEEATDGAR